One Corynebacterium yudongzhengii DNA window includes the following coding sequences:
- a CDS encoding ABC transporter ATP-binding protein, producing MIHAVGLTKQYKNVTAVDDLTFDVKPGVVTGFLGPNGAGKSTTMRMIVGLDNPTSGTVTIGGENYRDLKRPLEKVGALLDAKSVHPNRSAAAHLRWIAQSNGLPTSRVDEVLGLVGLSDVAGKKAGGFSLGMGQRLGLAGALLGDPEVLILDEPVNGLDPEGIRWVRGLMQALAAEGRTVLVSSHLLSEMAQTAENLLVIGRGRLIADTRVRDFIRDHSATTVLVRTPYVEEFSGALDAEGIAHERQKDEEGRDQIAVPDATSDDIGALAYSTGVLLTELTEKSASLEDAFFEMTQGSVQYRAAGAGADAGAKQEGR from the coding sequence ATGATTCACGCAGTCGGGCTGACTAAGCAGTACAAAAACGTCACTGCGGTCGACGACCTCACCTTCGACGTGAAACCCGGTGTGGTGACCGGGTTTTTAGGGCCGAATGGCGCGGGCAAGTCGACCACCATGAGGATGATCGTGGGGCTGGATAATCCCACCTCCGGCACGGTCACCATCGGCGGGGAGAACTACCGCGACCTCAAGCGGCCGTTGGAGAAAGTCGGCGCGCTCTTAGACGCCAAGTCCGTCCACCCCAACCGCTCCGCGGCAGCCCACCTGCGCTGGATCGCCCAGTCCAACGGCCTGCCGACCTCCCGCGTCGACGAGGTGTTGGGCCTGGTGGGCTTAAGCGATGTCGCCGGCAAGAAGGCCGGTGGCTTCTCCCTCGGCATGGGCCAGCGCCTAGGCTTGGCCGGCGCATTGTTAGGCGATCCCGAGGTGCTTATTCTCGACGAGCCGGTCAACGGTCTCGACCCGGAGGGCATCCGCTGGGTGCGCGGGCTCATGCAGGCCCTCGCCGCCGAGGGGCGCACCGTGTTGGTGTCTTCCCATCTGCTCTCCGAGATGGCGCAGACCGCCGAGAACCTCCTGGTCATCGGCCGGGGACGCCTGATCGCCGACACCCGCGTGCGTGACTTCATCCGCGATCACTCCGCCACCACCGTGCTGGTGCGCACCCCATATGTGGAGGAGTTCTCCGGCGCGCTCGACGCCGAGGGCATCGCCCATGAGCGCCAGAAAGACGAGGAGGGGCGCGACCAGATCGCGGTGCCCGATGCCACCTCCGACGACATCGGCGCGCTGGCCTATTCGACGGGCGTGCTGCTCACCGAGCTGACTGAGAAGTCCGCCTCGCTCGAGGACGCGTTCTTCGAGATGACCCAGGGCTCCGTGCAATACCGCGCCGCCGGCGCGGGTGCCGATGCCGGCGCGAAACAGGAAGGACGCTAA
- a CDS encoding ABC transporter permease: MFINTLRSEWTKLRSTASFWWTTALVFVVSLSITGLTAALVSPQDPAAAGAGAGNQEFYVEADPAMGALITPQTAIFPYLMFGMAVVLIQAIMVVTTEYRFGLTSGNFLATPKRWPVVVAKLVLYGFIGALIALVFTVAAYVLTNTLLAEEIQDTFTPFEDEAGQRLLWVLPLVTVVAIMFVQGIGWLVRQTAGTVAITIILLLGFDQLLRVIPDVGAEIARAMPFLNMNAFIQNMPYENTDWPVWSSLAVFAAWAIVAWVAGLVVTLRRDA; this comes from the coding sequence ATGTTTATCAACACCCTCCGGTCCGAGTGGACCAAGCTGCGCTCCACCGCGTCGTTCTGGTGGACCACCGCCCTCGTCTTCGTCGTCAGCCTCTCGATCACCGGCCTCACCGCGGCGCTGGTCAGCCCGCAGGACCCGGCCGCCGCTGGCGCCGGCGCCGGGAACCAGGAATTCTACGTCGAGGCCGACCCGGCCATGGGTGCCTTGATCACCCCGCAGACCGCCATCTTCCCGTACCTGATGTTCGGCATGGCGGTCGTGCTCATCCAGGCGATCATGGTGGTCACCACCGAGTACCGCTTCGGGCTGACCTCCGGCAACTTCCTGGCGACGCCGAAGCGCTGGCCGGTGGTCGTCGCCAAGCTTGTGCTCTACGGCTTCATCGGCGCGCTCATCGCGCTCGTGTTCACCGTCGCGGCGTATGTCCTCACCAACACGCTGCTTGCCGAGGAGATCCAGGACACCTTCACGCCCTTCGAAGACGAGGCTGGCCAGCGCCTTCTGTGGGTGCTGCCGCTGGTGACCGTCGTCGCGATCATGTTCGTCCAAGGCATCGGCTGGCTGGTGCGCCAGACCGCCGGCACCGTGGCGATCACCATCATCCTCCTGCTCGGCTTCGACCAGCTGCTGCGCGTGATCCCGGATGTCGGCGCGGAGATCGCGCGCGCCATGCCATTTCTCAACATGAACGCCTTCATCCAGAACATGCCCTACGAAAACACCGACTGGCCGGTGTGGTCCTCGCTGGCGGTCTTCGCCGCGTGGGCGATCGTCGCGTGGGTGGCCGGACTCGTGGTGACGCTGCGTCGCGATGCCTAA
- a CDS encoding multidrug effflux MFS transporter, with product MPKPGSENYRFSLTLLIGIAVLSAAAPFSIDMYLPALPGIAADFGTTQPMVQLTLSGFVIGLAVGQLVIGPLSDALGRQKLMIAGAVLALVAAIAAALAPTIWVLITARVLQGLGSGACMVASRAVIPDLASGRRAAKAFAAMMSIQTLAPVLAPVVGGLLVEPIGWRGLFWVLAGLALVQLGSAVFIIPESRPAHLREKVTVTSVARNYRYVIANAGFRGYLLVVVCAFGALFSYLSASSFMIQGEMGYSPRTFSFIFGFNAVGLLLGNIINARLIDRFDPRYLVRYAAGAQLLAAGALLAVVGTGGAPEGVIFALLFLFVSHQGFVQANSMSLGTLQVRSRAGGASALMGFFQFVVAGAIGPVVGLGSSAGVAMSLSMAVVASVSVVYL from the coding sequence ATGCCTAAACCCGGCAGCGAGAACTACCGCTTCTCGCTCACTCTCCTCATCGGCATCGCGGTGCTCTCGGCGGCGGCGCCCTTTTCGATCGACATGTATCTGCCGGCGCTGCCGGGCATCGCCGCGGACTTCGGCACCACCCAGCCGATGGTGCAGCTCACGCTGTCCGGCTTCGTCATCGGCCTAGCCGTGGGCCAACTGGTCATCGGCCCGCTCTCCGATGCCCTCGGCCGGCAGAAACTCATGATCGCCGGCGCGGTGCTCGCGCTCGTAGCGGCCATCGCCGCCGCCCTAGCCCCGACGATCTGGGTACTCATCACCGCCCGCGTGCTCCAGGGCTTAGGTTCCGGGGCGTGCATGGTCGCCTCCCGCGCGGTGATCCCGGATCTCGCCAGCGGACGACGCGCCGCCAAGGCTTTCGCCGCAATGATGTCGATCCAAACGCTCGCGCCGGTGCTCGCACCCGTGGTCGGTGGTCTGCTCGTCGAGCCGATCGGGTGGCGCGGGCTGTTCTGGGTGCTCGCCGGGCTCGCACTCGTGCAGCTGGGATCGGCCGTGTTCATCATCCCCGAGTCCCGACCTGCGCACCTCCGCGAGAAAGTCACCGTCACCTCGGTGGCCCGCAACTACCGCTATGTCATCGCCAACGCGGGATTCCGCGGCTACCTGCTCGTAGTGGTCTGCGCGTTCGGCGCGCTGTTCAGCTACCTCTCGGCGTCGTCGTTCATGATCCAAGGCGAGATGGGCTATTCCCCGCGCACCTTCTCGTTCATCTTCGGGTTCAACGCCGTGGGATTGCTGCTGGGCAACATCATCAACGCCCGACTGATCGACCGCTTCGACCCGCGCTACCTCGTGCGCTATGCCGCCGGGGCGCAGCTGCTGGCCGCCGGGGCGTTGCTCGCGGTGGTGGGCACTGGCGGTGCGCCGGAGGGGGTCATCTTCGCGCTGTTGTTCCTATTCGTCTCCCACCAGGGATTCGTGCAGGCCAACTCGATGTCGCTGGGCACCCTGCAGGTTCGCTCGCGGGCCGGCGGGGCCTCGGCGCTTATGGGGTTCTTCCAGTTCGTCGTGGCCGGCGCGATCGGCCCGGTGGTGGGCTTAGGTTCCTCCGCCGGGGTGGCGATGTCCCTGAGCATGGCCGTGGTTGCGTCCGTTAGCGTGGTGTATCTGTAG
- a CDS encoding NUDIX domain-containing protein, whose translation MQGDGDGWSAGPDGTRRWGRHGAAGLVLVDTRGDEPSVLLQHRATWTAEGGTWGVPGGARDSHETAAEAAVREAVEEAGIDTTLIDVRAELVTAGPFPADPRRPELAGQWTYTTIVATADGQIPVTPNEESLELRWVGLGELENYPLLPAFAESWPNVYQVIRKLLSS comes from the coding sequence ATGCAGGGAGATGGAGACGGATGGTCGGCAGGGCCCGACGGAACCCGGCGCTGGGGCAGGCACGGCGCGGCGGGGCTCGTGCTCGTCGACACGCGTGGCGACGAGCCGAGTGTGCTCCTCCAGCACCGCGCGACGTGGACGGCCGAAGGTGGTACCTGGGGTGTGCCGGGAGGGGCGCGCGACTCGCATGAAACGGCCGCCGAGGCCGCGGTGCGGGAGGCAGTCGAGGAGGCGGGCATCGATACCACGCTTATCGACGTCCGCGCCGAGCTGGTCACCGCCGGGCCTTTCCCCGCCGATCCTCGGCGCCCGGAGCTGGCGGGCCAGTGGACCTACACCACGATCGTCGCCACGGCCGACGGGCAGATCCCGGTCACCCCGAACGAGGAGTCGCTCGAGCTGCGCTGGGTGGGTCTCGGCGAGCTCGAGAACTATCCGCTGCTGCCGGCTTTCGCCGAATCGTGGCCGAATGTTTACCAAGTGATCAGGAAGTTACTGAGCTCATAG